GTAGGCGAGGCTGTCCCCGGTCGCCGGGCTGACCAGCGGCTCGTCGGAAAGCTCCGCGAGCTCCGCCGAGAGCGTGTCGAGGCAGACCGTCCGGGCACCGGTGCCGGCCACCAGGTCGGTCAGGGCCGACTCGGTGAGCACGATGCCGGCACCGGTGTCGGTCAGCACCCAGGTCGCCCAGTCGCGCGGGTGGTCCGGGCTCAGCGGCAGGTAACCCGCACCCGCCCGCCAGACGCCGAGCAGCGCGACGACCAGGTCCACGCCGCGCGGCAGGCAGACGCCGACCAGCGAGTCGGGCCCGACGCCGAGCCCCAGCAGGAGCCGGGCCAGCCGGCTGCTCCGGCAGTCCAGCTCGGCGTACGTCACCTCGACGTCGCCGGCCAGCACGGCGACCGCGTCCGGCGTGGCCGCCGCCTGGCGGGCGACCAGCGCCGGCAGGATGGTGGCGGATCCGGCGTCGGCCGCCGTTCCGTGTCCGGCGCCGACCACGTCAGTCCGGCTTCGATCGGGGTTCATGGGTGCTCCTCACCTCGTTCCGGCGGCCGAGCGGTCAGCTGGTGCTGGCCGCCATCCGCTGGCGCAGGCTCAGCGGGCGCATGTCGGTCCAGACCTCGCCGATCCGGGCGAGGCAGTCGGCCCGGAGGCCCTCGGTGCCCTCGGCGTGCCAGCCGGCCGGCAGGTCCCGGTCGGCGGGCCAGATCGAGTACTGCTCCTCGTCGTTGCGGACCACGCGGTAGACCCGGTCGTCCGTCTGCTCGTCAGCCATGGGAACTCCTTGTCGATAGTTGGGGCTCCGGCCGCTGGCCGGGACCGGGCAGGAAGTTGTCGACGCGGACGCCCAGGCCCCGCTCGACGGCGGCGGCCCGGACGAACTCCGCGAGGGCGATGTCCAGGGCGCCGAGCCCGAACGGCGAGAAGACCACCCTCCGGGATGGATCGCGGCGGAAGCCGCCGGTACCGCGCAGGATCTGGCCGATCGGCGCGTCGATGAAGTTCCGGTGCCCGACCTGTAGCTCGGTCAGGTGCAGCGAGGTCCGCTCCCGGCACACGTGGTCGGCGTCGTCCACCACGTTCTGGCTGGCCAGGATCGTCGCCGGGGGCAGGTCGCGCAGCGAGACGTGCAGCACG
The nucleotide sequence above comes from Plantactinospora soyae. Encoded proteins:
- a CDS encoding MbtH family protein, which translates into the protein MADEQTDDRVYRVVRNDEEQYSIWPADRDLPAGWHAEGTEGLRADCLARIGEVWTDMRPLSLRQRMAASTS